From the genome of uncultured Pseudodesulfovibrio sp., one region includes:
- a CDS encoding ABC transporter permease → MFAFTVKRILQAVIVMLIISFIGFAIKHNFGDPIRDLVGQRVTAAERAQIRERLGLNDPFPVQYVRFLRDALHGDLGQSYFFKKPATEVIVKKAPATLELVFCAALIIVVLSIPLGIYSAIRPKSLFSRIVMGGSIVGVSMPVFLTAILLIYIFSVELHWLPSYGRGETVLLFGWWDTGMLTVDGLKHLIMPSIALSSIMLPLFIRLIRSEMMEVLESEYVKFAWAKGIKPWRVWIVHAFKNTLLPVITVGGVQLGIMVAFTILTETVFQWQGMGSMFIESVERSDTSLMVAYLVFVGIVFVLVNTLVDIIYGLVNPTVRVAGRQ, encoded by the coding sequence ATGTTTGCATTCACCGTAAAACGAATCCTGCAAGCCGTGATCGTCATGCTGATCATCAGCTTCATCGGATTCGCCATCAAGCACAACTTCGGCGACCCGATTCGCGACCTGGTGGGTCAACGGGTCACAGCGGCCGAACGGGCGCAAATCCGAGAGCGCCTCGGCCTCAATGACCCCTTCCCGGTCCAATATGTACGCTTTTTACGAGACGCCCTGCACGGCGATCTGGGCCAGAGCTATTTCTTCAAGAAACCGGCCACCGAAGTCATCGTCAAGAAGGCCCCGGCCACCCTGGAGCTGGTTTTCTGTGCCGCGCTGATCATCGTGGTCCTGTCCATACCGCTGGGTATCTACTCGGCCATCCGGCCCAAGAGCCTCTTCTCGCGGATCGTCATGGGCGGGTCCATCGTCGGCGTATCCATGCCCGTCTTCCTGACGGCAATCCTACTCATCTACATCTTTTCCGTGGAGCTGCACTGGCTGCCCTCCTACGGCCGAGGAGAGACCGTGCTCCTGTTCGGCTGGTGGGACACCGGTATGCTCACGGTGGACGGCCTCAAGCATCTGATCATGCCTTCCATCGCCCTTTCCTCCATCATGCTTCCCCTGTTCATCCGGCTCATCCGCTCCGAGATGATGGAAGTTCTGGAGAGCGAATACGTCAAGTTCGCCTGGGCCAAGGGCATCAAACCCTGGCGCGTCTGGATCGTCCACGCCTTCAAGAACACCCTGCTCCCGGTCATCACCGTTGGCGGCGTACAGCTCGGCATCATGGTGGCCTTCACCATCCTGACCGAGACCGTGTTCCAGTGGCAGGGCATGGGGTCCATGTTCATCGAGTCGGTTGAACGATCCGACACCTCGCTCATGGTCGCTTATCTCGTTTTCGTTGGTATCGTGTTCGTGCTCGTGAACACACTGGTGGACATCATCTACGGCCTGGTCAATCCCACGGTCCGCGTGGCAGGGAGGCAGTAG
- a CDS encoding ABC transporter permease, giving the protein MRTRWQRFKDSYMLYSFLRDPMAVTCFAILAVLFFTAFAAPIIAPHDPYNTKTIDIMNAQIPPVWEHGGNADFLLGTDAQGRDMLSTMLYGMRVSIIIGVGAVCLQAFLGIVVGLLSGYIKRLDNILMRIADVQLSFSTYMVAIFIGAIVQAAFGVAGYDEVAVPLIIVIIGLAEWPQYARTVRASVLAERKKEYVEAARVIGLSKTRIMWRHILPNTLSPVLVISTVQVANAIMSEAALSFLGLGMPVTKPSLGSLITAGFEYIFSGSWWITIFPGFLLVTLILVINLLGDWVRDFLNPKLYKG; this is encoded by the coding sequence ATGAGAACCCGCTGGCAACGATTCAAAGACTCCTACATGCTCTACAGCTTCCTGCGCGACCCCATGGCCGTGACCTGCTTCGCCATTCTGGCGGTGCTGTTCTTCACCGCCTTTGCCGCGCCGATCATCGCTCCCCATGATCCGTACAACACCAAGACCATCGACATCATGAACGCGCAGATTCCGCCCGTCTGGGAACACGGCGGCAATGCGGACTTCCTGCTCGGCACTGATGCCCAGGGCCGCGACATGCTCTCGACCATGCTCTACGGCATGCGCGTGTCCATCATCATCGGCGTGGGCGCGGTCTGTCTCCAGGCCTTCCTCGGTATCGTGGTGGGGCTGCTCTCCGGATACATCAAACGGCTGGACAACATTCTCATGCGCATAGCGGACGTCCAGCTGTCGTTCTCCACTTACATGGTGGCCATCTTCATCGGCGCCATCGTCCAGGCCGCCTTCGGCGTGGCCGGATACGACGAGGTGGCCGTGCCACTGATCATCGTCATCATCGGTTTGGCCGAGTGGCCGCAGTACGCCCGTACCGTGCGTGCCTCGGTGCTGGCCGAAAGAAAGAAGGAATACGTGGAAGCGGCCCGGGTCATCGGCCTGTCCAAGACCCGGATCATGTGGCGGCATATCCTGCCCAACACCCTTTCCCCGGTCCTCGTCATCTCCACGGTCCAGGTGGCCAACGCCATCATGAGCGAGGCTGCCCTCTCCTTCCTGGGGCTGGGCATGCCCGTGACCAAACCTTCGCTGGGGTCCCTGATCACCGCCGGATTCGAGTACATATTCTCCGGTTCCTGGTGGATCACCATCTTCCCCGGCTTCCTGCTGGTCACTCTGATCCTGGTCATCAATCTCCTGGGCGACTGGGTCCGGGACTTCCTCAACCCCAAACTCTACAAGGGGTAA
- a CDS encoding ABC transporter ATP-binding protein yields the protein MEKLIDIQNLRVDFALRSGTVRAVRDVSLVINKGERLGIVGESGAGKSVLGFSLINLISKPGRITGGQILFDGRDLTKLNADQMRHIRGNDISMIFQDPMMTLNPVLTIGTQMKETILAHMKVSDKEAEAICLDKLRKVYIPSPEKRLKQYPHEFSGGMRQRIVIAISLLTSPKLIIADEPTTALDVTIQAEIMDLLLELCEKENMGLILITHDLAVVSEVTQRIAVLYAGKVVELGKADQLISNPQHPYTKGLIQALPQMAGGERRLNQIPGMMPSLLNMPKGCPFEPRCTVCTERCKTEIPKLSEVACGTQVACFECEGGK from the coding sequence GTGGAAAAACTCATAGATATACAAAACCTGCGTGTGGACTTCGCCCTGCGCTCCGGCACTGTCCGGGCCGTACGCGACGTCAGCCTGGTCATCAATAAAGGCGAACGCCTCGGCATTGTCGGCGAGTCCGGCGCGGGCAAATCCGTGCTCGGCTTCTCGCTCATCAACCTCATCTCCAAACCCGGCAGAATCACCGGCGGCCAGATACTCTTCGACGGCCGGGACCTGACCAAGCTCAACGCGGACCAGATGCGCCATATCCGGGGCAACGACATCTCCATGATCTTCCAGGATCCGATGATGACGCTCAACCCGGTCCTGACCATCGGCACCCAGATGAAGGAAACCATCCTGGCGCACATGAAGGTCTCGGACAAGGAAGCCGAGGCCATCTGTCTGGACAAGCTGCGCAAGGTCTACATCCCCTCCCCGGAGAAACGGCTCAAGCAGTACCCGCACGAGTTCTCGGGCGGCATGCGCCAGCGCATCGTCATCGCCATCTCGCTGTTGACCAGCCCCAAGCTGATCATTGCGGACGAGCCCACCACCGCCCTCGACGTGACCATCCAGGCCGAGATCATGGATCTGCTCCTGGAACTCTGCGAGAAGGAGAACATGGGCCTGATCCTGATCACCCACGATCTGGCCGTTGTCTCCGAGGTCACCCAGCGCATCGCCGTGCTCTACGCCGGCAAGGTGGTTGAACTGGGCAAGGCCGACCAGCTGATCTCCAACCCGCAGCATCCCTACACCAAGGGACTTATCCAGGCCCTGCCGCAGATGGCGGGAGGCGAGAGGCGGCTCAACCAGATTCCCGGCATGATGCCCTCCCTGCTGAACATGCCCAAGGGCTGTCCCTTCGAGCCGCGCTGCACCGTGTGCACCGAGCGCTGCAAGACCGAGATCCCCAAACTCAGCGAAGTCGCATGCGGCACCCAGGTCGCCTGTTTCGAATGCGAAGGAGGCAAGTAG
- a CDS encoding oligopeptide/dipeptide ABC transporter ATP-binding protein, which produces MSAILEVKDIDKHFDISGSVIDQIRFTGGKLSRKKTVVKAVNSVSLEVQAGETLSVVGESGCGKSTLARTVMGLYRPNKGEIHYRGARIDNLSSTKMLPYRTKMQMVFQDPYASLNPRMTVRQILEEPVRFHNPDMTRDEVRDRVAEVMLQVGVDPVWATNFPHEFSGGQRQRISIARALVLDPEFIAADEPIAALDVSIQAQILNLLMDAQEQRGLTYLFISHDLSVVEHISSRVLVMYLGCVCELATAKELFTSPKHPYTQALLSAIPRLGGKAGGHVKLSGDVPTPINLPTGCVFHGRCQHANERCTREIPKQRTLDNGTVVACHGVEEGRI; this is translated from the coding sequence ATGAGTGCCATCCTCGAAGTCAAGGACATCGACAAACACTTCGACATATCCGGCTCGGTCATCGACCAGATTCGGTTCACCGGCGGCAAACTCAGCCGCAAGAAGACCGTGGTCAAGGCGGTCAACAGCGTCTCCCTGGAAGTCCAGGCGGGCGAAACCCTGAGCGTGGTCGGCGAGTCCGGCTGTGGCAAATCCACCCTGGCCCGCACGGTCATGGGGCTGTATCGCCCCAACAAGGGTGAGATTCACTACCGCGGCGCACGCATCGACAACCTCAGCTCCACCAAGATGCTCCCTTACCGGACCAAGATGCAGATGGTCTTCCAGGACCCGTACGCATCGCTCAACCCGCGCATGACCGTGCGCCAGATCCTGGAGGAGCCGGTCCGCTTCCACAACCCGGACATGACCCGCGACGAAGTCCGCGACCGCGTGGCCGAGGTCATGCTTCAGGTGGGCGTGGACCCGGTATGGGCCACCAACTTCCCGCATGAGTTCTCGGGCGGCCAGCGCCAGCGTATCTCCATCGCCCGCGCCCTGGTTCTCGACCCGGAATTCATTGCGGCCGACGAACCCATCGCCGCGCTCGACGTGTCCATTCAGGCCCAGATCCTCAACCTGCTCATGGACGCCCAGGAACAGCGCGGACTGACCTATCTGTTCATCAGCCACGACCTGAGCGTTGTCGAACACATCTCCAGCCGCGTGCTGGTCATGTATCTCGGATGCGTCTGCGAGCTGGCCACGGCCAAGGAGCTGTTCACCAGCCCCAAGCATCCCTATACCCAGGCCCTGCTGTCCGCCATTCCCCGGCTCGGCGGCAAGGCCGGAGGACACGTCAAGCTGTCCGGCGACGTGCCCACCCCCATCAACCTGCCCACCGGTTGTGTCTTCCATGGCCGGTGTCAACACGCCAACGAACGCTGCACCAGGGAAATTCCCAAGCAGCGGACGTTGGATAACGGCACCGTGGTCGCCTGCCACGGCGTTGAAGAAGGCCGTATATAG
- a CDS encoding response regulator, translating to MTSAGGGVRFLIVDDDESIHLFLQVILAPYGECATASTGDRAVEMFVEARDNGQPFDVVLMDILMPGMDGHQASELMRAKEQEDGVAEADSFKLAMITCMVDDTSIDKAFFNARASVYIVKPLDRHKVISELKEHGII from the coding sequence ATGACAAGCGCTGGAGGCGGCGTGCGGTTCCTGATCGTCGACGATGACGAGAGCATACACCTCTTTCTGCAGGTTATCCTGGCCCCTTATGGGGAGTGCGCCACGGCCTCGACCGGCGATCGTGCGGTGGAGATGTTTGTCGAAGCACGGGATAACGGCCAGCCGTTCGACGTGGTCCTGATGGACATTCTCATGCCTGGCATGGACGGCCATCAGGCGTCGGAGCTGATGCGCGCGAAAGAGCAGGAGGACGGCGTGGCCGAGGCCGACAGCTTCAAACTGGCCATGATCACCTGCATGGTGGACGACACCAGCATCGACAAGGCGTTCTTCAACGCCCGGGCGAGCGTCTACATCGTCAAGCCCCTGGACCGGCACAAGGTGATCAGCGAGCTCAAGGAGCATGGCATCATCTAA
- a CDS encoding FAD-dependent oxidoreductase — protein sequence MSQHIVIIGGVALGPKAACRFKRLEPESKVTMIDQSSMISYGGCGIPYYVSGDVSDASELCTTSFHMLRDPKFFKEVKGVDARILTKAMRIDRENKCVEVENVQTGEKESISYDKLVIATGASPRKLGLPGEDLKGVNYVANPGDATRIREAISKGQVGNAVIIGAGFIGLEMAEAFADMWGVETSVVEIMDQIMPRLVSPTLATMGRKHMEENGVTFYFGETVKAIEGENGVVKRVVTSERVLEADAVIISAGVIPNSDIAKDAGLNVHERGGVYVDEFMRTNDPDIYAGGDCCIVPNLVTGKDAFLPLGSMANRQGRIIGTNLAGGAAKFDGVVGSFVVKLFETSMAGTGLSLDSAKAAGFDAMSVLLIQLDRAHFYPTKELMTLEMVVDKPTRRVLGVQGFGSSGDAMVGRINAVAAILKSSPTIDDVSNMELAYSPPFAAAMDILNTLANLADNALAGINRGVGPAGFKELWDNREKDACFFLDCREKGDAEPFMERNPEFWHNVPQGEIYDRLDEIPKDRPIVLVCNTGARSYEAQIMLDAKGYKDVTNIHGGMASIKKYGIDL from the coding sequence ATGTCTCAGCACATTGTTATTATCGGCGGAGTGGCGCTCGGGCCCAAGGCCGCCTGTCGTTTCAAACGGTTGGAGCCCGAATCCAAGGTAACCATGATTGACCAGTCGTCCATGATCTCTTATGGCGGCTGCGGCATCCCTTATTACGTGTCCGGCGACGTGTCGGATGCGTCGGAGCTGTGCACGACCAGCTTCCACATGCTGCGCGACCCCAAGTTCTTCAAGGAAGTCAAGGGTGTTGATGCCCGTATCCTGACCAAGGCCATGCGCATCGACCGTGAAAACAAATGCGTTGAGGTGGAGAACGTCCAGACCGGCGAGAAGGAGTCCATCTCCTATGACAAGCTGGTCATCGCCACCGGCGCGTCCCCGCGCAAGCTGGGCCTGCCCGGCGAGGATCTGAAGGGCGTCAACTACGTTGCCAACCCCGGCGACGCCACCCGCATCCGCGAGGCCATCTCCAAGGGCCAGGTGGGCAACGCCGTGATCATCGGCGCGGGCTTCATCGGTCTGGAAATGGCCGAGGCCTTCGCCGACATGTGGGGCGTGGAGACTTCAGTGGTGGAGATCATGGACCAGATCATGCCCCGCCTGGTAAGCCCGACCCTGGCCACCATGGGCCGCAAGCACATGGAGGAGAACGGGGTAACCTTCTATTTCGGCGAGACCGTCAAGGCCATCGAGGGCGAGAACGGCGTGGTCAAGCGCGTGGTCACCAGCGAGCGCGTGCTCGAGGCGGACGCCGTGATCATCTCTGCGGGCGTAATCCCGAACTCGGATATCGCAAAGGACGCCGGCCTGAACGTGCATGAGCGCGGCGGCGTGTACGTGGACGAGTTCATGCGCACCAACGACCCTGACATCTATGCGGGCGGAGACTGCTGCATCGTCCCGAATCTGGTCACCGGCAAGGACGCCTTTCTGCCGCTGGGCTCCATGGCGAATCGCCAGGGCCGCATCATCGGCACCAACCTGGCGGGCGGCGCGGCCAAGTTCGACGGCGTGGTAGGCTCGTTCGTGGTCAAGCTGTTCGAGACCTCCATGGCGGGCACCGGTTTGAGCCTGGATTCCGCCAAGGCCGCCGGGTTCGACGCCATGTCCGTGCTGCTGATCCAGTTGGACAGGGCGCATTTCTATCCGACCAAGGAGCTCATGACTCTTGAAATGGTCGTGGACAAGCCCACCCGCCGCGTGCTCGGCGTACAGGGCTTCGGTTCCTCGGGCGATGCCATGGTGGGCCGTATCAACGCGGTGGCCGCCATCCTCAAGTCGTCTCCGACCATTGACGACGTGTCCAACATGGAGCTGGCCTATTCCCCGCCGTTTGCCGCGGCCATGGATATCCTGAATACCCTGGCCAACCTCGCGGACAACGCTCTTGCCGGTATCAACCGGGGCGTGGGGCCTGCCGGTTTCAAGGAGTTGTGGGACAACCGTGAAAAGGACGCCTGCTTTTTCCTGGACTGCCGGGAGAAGGGCGATGCCGAGCCGTTCATGGAGCGCAATCCCGAGTTCTGGCACAATGTCCCGCAGGGCGAGATTTACGACCGCCTGGACGAGATCCCCAAAGACCGGCCCATCGTGCTGGTCTGCAACACCGGGGCCCGTTCCTACGAGGCGCAGATCATGCTCGATGCGAAGGGCTACAAGGATGTGACCAACATCCACGGCGGCATGGCGTCCATCAAGAAGTACGGTATCGACCTCTAG
- a CDS encoding PLP-dependent aminotransferase family protein — translation MSQNFARRMSTVHRSFIREILKVTADPEIISFAGGLPNPELFPVSAMDAAAHEVFKDIGASALQYSTTEGDAGLRAIIAERYLKRGLTVDPDTILVTTGSQQILDICAKVFMDKESKVVIERPGYLGAIQAFSLFEPEFVTISLEDDGPNLEELEAAFKDGAKCFYAVPNFQNPSGVSYSLEKRKAVAALADRYDALFVEDDPYGELRFLGEDLPSVFSFCEKKGLLCGSFSKIAAPGFRIGWVVAPQKDIYDKLVIAKQAADLHTSTVAQAIMRRYLETNDIESHVALIKERYGRQRECMVEMIGKYFPEEVTITRPEGGMFLWVTMPEGCSSMDLFDMAIKDKVAFVPGRPFFVDGSGENTLRLNFSNSDEARIEEGIKRLGKSIASFLK, via the coding sequence ATGTCCCAAAATTTTGCCCGGAGGATGAGCACGGTTCACCGCTCTTTCATTCGGGAGATTCTGAAAGTCACGGCTGATCCGGAAATCATTTCCTTTGCGGGCGGTCTGCCCAACCCCGAACTCTTTCCCGTCTCCGCCATGGATGCGGCTGCCCACGAGGTCTTCAAGGACATCGGGGCCAGCGCCCTGCAGTATTCGACCACCGAGGGCGATGCAGGATTGCGGGCCATCATTGCCGAGCGATACCTGAAGCGCGGTCTGACCGTGGACCCGGACACCATTTTGGTGACCACCGGTTCCCAGCAGATTCTCGACATCTGCGCCAAGGTCTTCATGGACAAGGAGAGCAAGGTCGTCATCGAGCGGCCCGGCTATCTCGGAGCCATTCAGGCCTTTTCCCTGTTCGAGCCGGAATTCGTCACCATCTCCCTGGAGGATGACGGTCCGAATCTCGAGGAACTGGAGGCTGCGTTCAAGGACGGAGCCAAGTGTTTCTACGCGGTGCCCAACTTCCAGAACCCGTCCGGCGTGAGCTACTCTCTGGAGAAGCGCAAGGCTGTTGCGGCCCTGGCCGACCGTTACGATGCGCTTTTCGTCGAAGACGACCCCTACGGTGAGTTGCGGTTTCTGGGCGAAGATCTCCCCAGCGTCTTTTCCTTCTGTGAGAAGAAAGGGCTGCTGTGCGGTTCGTTCTCCAAGATCGCCGCGCCGGGCTTCCGCATCGGCTGGGTGGTCGCCCCGCAGAAGGACATCTACGACAAGCTGGTCATCGCCAAACAGGCGGCCGACCTGCACACGTCCACCGTGGCCCAGGCGATCATGCGCCGTTATCTCGAGACCAACGACATCGAGTCGCACGTTGCCCTGATCAAGGAGCGTTACGGTCGCCAGCGCGAATGTATGGTGGAGATGATCGGCAAGTATTTCCCGGAAGAAGTGACCATCACCCGCCCCGAGGGCGGCATGTTCCTGTGGGTGACCATGCCCGAAGGCTGTTCGAGCATGGATCTGTTCGACATGGCCATCAAGGACAAGGTGGCCTTTGTGCCCGGCAGGCCGTTCTTCGTGGACGGTTCGGGTGAGAACACCCTGCGCCTGAACTTCTCCAATTCGGACGAAGCCCGTATTGAGGAAGGCATCAAGCGGCTCGGCAAGTCCATCGCTTCTTTCCTGAAGTAA
- a CDS encoding transporter substrate-binding domain-containing protein produces the protein MKRILSITLFLIMSLSAAPSARAGDFIAMGAPYPPYCVSSGLTVKGMAVSTLTTIMDMCGTPLEDSEIRLTPWAYGYESAARQTQRILLNAQRNVRTEHLYKWVGPVTTARIVLIGRKRDKLFIPTREQLKDYRIATVRWSRPEKTLLSGGMNEESLLRSPSHVQALRRLDNGEADLFASTELGAATQLAGMGLDPEDFTVYFTFDEESLYFAFSRDTDDQLIHRLNRALQEIKATGPQGRSRFDMMFAD, from the coding sequence ATGAAACGAATACTCTCCATTACGCTTTTCCTCATCATGAGCCTGAGCGCCGCGCCGTCCGCGCGTGCCGGGGATTTCATCGCCATGGGAGCGCCCTACCCGCCCTACTGCGTGAGCAGCGGCCTGACCGTCAAAGGGATGGCTGTATCCACCCTGACCACCATTATGGATATGTGCGGCACTCCCCTGGAAGACAGCGAAATCAGGCTGACTCCATGGGCATACGGCTACGAGAGCGCGGCCCGACAGACGCAGCGTATCCTCCTCAACGCCCAGCGAAACGTCCGGACCGAACACCTTTACAAATGGGTCGGCCCGGTGACCACGGCTCGCATCGTGCTCATCGGTCGCAAGCGGGACAAGCTCTTTATCCCCACCAGGGAACAACTCAAGGATTACCGTATCGCCACCGTGCGCTGGAGCAGGCCGGAAAAGACCCTTCTTTCGGGCGGGATGAACGAGGAGAGCCTGTTGCGCAGCCCAAGCCATGTCCAGGCCCTGCGCAGACTCGACAACGGAGAGGCGGACCTGTTCGCGTCCACGGAACTCGGGGCGGCGACGCAGTTGGCGGGCATGGGGCTCGATCCGGAAGACTTCACCGTATACTTCACTTTCGACGAGGAGTCCCTTTATTTCGCCTTCAGCCGCGATACCGACGACCAGCTGATCCACAGGCTCAACAGGGCACTACAGGAGATCAAGGCTACGGGCCCGCAGGGACGCAGCCGTTTCGACATGATGTTCGCCGACTAG